CTCCATATCCTCCCCTGGCCCTCGGCCACATCGAGAAACTCCCCGATACCCTTCAGGCCGAGGGTGGACTCCTCGAAGGTGAAGGCGAGGAGGTCGTTCCCGAAAGTTATTCCATTCATCTCTCACCTCACTCCACTCGGATAAGCCTTGCCCGCATCGGAGCTAGAGGAAGCGCTAAACGGTTCCCCTCCAGTTCGATCACCTCACCGGTTACGGCATCGAAGGCGGCCTTAAGCCTCAGAGGGAACTTCAGCTCTATCTCGCCCGTCACCTCCTCTTGGGCCGATAGGTTGGAGATGACCAGGAGAGCCCGGCTTCCCTTCAGATAGAGGCTGGCCTTAACCTGTTGAGGTTTCACGTCGATCAGATCGTCGTTTCTCCAATACGGATGCCATTGGGCCTCTCCGACGCCGAAATCCGAAAAGGCGGTCCAGATCTTCGAGATCAACCTCAGCTTCTCGCCTCTCACAGACGGGCGAACCAGCACGTTGTGGAGCAACGTGAAGGCCAGCGCATGTTCGAAGGTCCAGTTGGGCGGGCGTTCGTAGACCAGGAACTCGCTCGGCACGCCGAAGTTCACCCCCATGAACTCCGCCCTGAACGTCTCGAGCGGAAGCTTACGGAGCGGGTCGCCCGACAGCTCCCCTCCTCCGAACTGTTCCCCGTCCCAGTAGGAATGGCAGAAGGAGAGAGTCGGCGTCAGACAACATGTGCTCTGATGGGCGTTTACCAATCCCCCTCTCGGATGGATCAGCTCGTATAGCCTCCTCATCATACTTCTGACGGCGAAGATCGGATAGGTAGCCCTTAAACTTCCCTCCGGCGTTCGATATCCACACCCGTGTCTCTCATTGGCGCATCCCCAGGGCTCTATCGTCCCGTCCAAATACACCCCGTCGAAGCCGTATCGATCCAGAGCCTTGGCTATTCCCTCCACCAGCCGCTCGGCCCATTCGCTCTTGTAACAGACGATGTAGTCGCGCTGAGGTGGACGGCGCTGATATCCTCCAGCCAATCTGCCCTGAGGGTTCTTCACCAACACATCATCCGACAGCTCTCCCCATTCAGGCGCCAGGGTGGAAAGCTCATAGCCGAAGTAGAGAAGCAGCTTGATGCCGCGCTTGTGGCACTCTGAGGCCAACCTCTTAAGCTCCGTCTCCCGGTCGGTGATCCAATAGTTCTGCACGGGCGTCCAGCTCTCATGGAAGACCAGGGTTCTGACGCCCATCTCGGCCATCCTGTCGAGCGTCCCGTCCTCAACCATCCCGTAATACGCCCCATGACAGATCCGCCATTCATGGAAATCCCTCGGGATGGGTTTGACGGGCGTCGCCTGTAGGCCGAAGGTGATCGTTAGGGGAAACGCATTGAGGGGGGAGTCCAGAAGATGCAGACGGAGGATCCTCCCCTCCCCCTGAGAAATGACCTCAACGGCGCAGTTCGGGTCGGATACCCTCCATCCTTTATCCGATTCGGCGAACCAGCTCAGCCCTCCCTCCTCCCATCCCAGCCAGATGAAAGGCTTGAAGGGCAACTTCAAGCCATCCTGGGGAACGGCACCGCTGTTTTCAGCGCTCCCCCATCTCCCCGGCCAGTAGTGGAACAGCTTGGAGCGGTCTGCCCTGAGGGGGATCTCCAGGTAAAGCCCCTCGAGGGTGGGCGATGCGGTTCTGTGGTTCGTCACGACCATATCCACCCGCATCATACCGTCGAACTCCACATGTGACGTGACGTTCAGGATCAACGACCCGCTCTCACCCCATCCGCTCACGACCGCTACGTCGTCATCACGACGTAGCAGCGCCGAGCCGGTCCCCTTCCAGGCTATCGGCTTCCCGTCGACCGTCCCCACAAGGCGGATCGGCGAGGAAAGAATCTCCCTCTCGGCCGTAATTATGCTCGTGGGGAAGGGCGAGCCTTCGAACAGATATGTTCGGCCCCAGATTTCTATCCTCACCTCCTCCCCCACCGCTTCGGCCTCCACGGGCGTCCAAGGGGGAATTACCGCTCCCATCTCCACACCTCCTTTTCAGTTCAGAGTCGGGGATATTGTAATCGATATGAGGGAGGAAATCAAAGGATTTTCAAGTGCCGAAAGGAGCTGGGGATGAATCAGCGATTGACAAGATAGTTCCTAACAAGCTATAATAAGTTGGCGCCTTAATCAATCGGCGGGAGGAGAGAGATGAACCCTAAATGGATTGCTCTCTTTTTCTTCATGATTAGCATCTCGCTGTTCTTGGCCATGATACCAGGGATATTCTGGCCGACCTATGGCAGACCCAACCCGATAGTCCTTCTCATAGACGTCGCAGTCATAGGCGTCAGCGGAGCCGTCATCCTGCCTATATTTTTCAGGATGTTGGTGACGAAAGGAAAAAGGAGAAGGGAGATAAAAGGAGATGCCTCTGATTCAGGCTCAGAAGCTTAAGGAGATGGCGATATCTTATCTTGAGCGGTCCGGCATCCCCTCCGATCATGCCCGTATAATCGCCGATGTGCTCGTGGAAGCGGAGCTTAGAGGGAAAAACACCCACGGGCTTATCAGGCTGGAGAAAATCAGATCACGATATCAAAGGGTTAGGCGGTCTGAGATCAAAGTCGTCAAGCGCTTCGCCAATCATATCCTTATAGACGGCGGCAACAACCTCGGATATGTAGTGGTCTATCTGGCGGCTCAAAGGGCCATAGGGCTGGCGAGGCAGTATGGCTCGGCCATGGTGGGCGTTTTTAACACCACACACTGCGGTATGCTGGGGTATTACACCGACATGATCCGCCGCGAGGATATGATCGGGGTGGCGACCTGTAACTGTTATCCCCGCGTGGCACCTCTGGGTGGCGTGGAGCCGATCTTCGGCACTAATCCCCTATCCGTGGCCATACCAACAAGGGAGGACCCTCCGCTGCTTTTTGATGCTTCCCTGGCTTCGATCACAAACGGCCGATTGATGTTGATGAGTGAAAAGAATGAACGGATGCCGACCGGTCTTGCCTTCGACGAGGAGGGAAATCCGACCGATGATCCGAAAAAGGCCCTCTCCGGCGCTGTAAGGCCGTTCGGCGATCACAAGGGATATGGATTGATGCTCATCTCACAGATATTGACCACAGCCTTCTTAGGTGCCACACTCATACCTCCTCCTGGTAGGGAATATGGATTCCTCATAATGGCCCTAAATCCCGAGATCTTCATCCCCATAGATCGGTTCAAGGAGAAGGTCTCCAGGCTTGTAGAGAAGGTTAAATTCGTCAAAAGGGAACCCGGTATCGAGGAGATACTCCTTCCGGGCGAGAGATCTTGGAAGATAAGATGTAAACGGTTGAAGGAAGGGATTGATCTCGATGAAAAGCTCATCGAAAGGATTGAAGATCGATGACTCCTTCATAATGGAACTACGTCGGTTGGAGGGGAAACTGGAGAGGATGAGGCATGATCTGGTCGAGAAGGAGTTCCCCGGTGAGGAGGTCAAGACTCCCTACGGCACTTTCTTCCTGTCAACCAGGTCGGCCTCAGAACTCCCTGAGACGAGAAAACCATTGAGCAGATTCATGAGCATATTTGGAAATCCCAGGGGTGCCCGATACGGCGTCTCACGGATCGCCTCCAGAAGTCCGCGCAAATCGCTGTTTTTAGACATCGAAACCACAGGGCTTTCCTCCAGATGTCCGATATTTCTCTGCGGTTTGATGTACTTCGATGGATTGGAATTCAAGTTTGAACAGTTACTGGCGAGGGACTTCTCGGAAGAGGCACCTATGCTGTGTTTTCTTGGAGGAAGACTTGACGATTTCGAGCTTATCATAACCTTTAACGGCAGATCCTTCGATCTACCCTATATACTCGACAGAATGGCCTATCACGGTATTCCGTTGCCTAAGGGACTGATGGGCAGGAATTATGATGTGCTGCTCTATTCAAGGCGGAAATGGAAAGGTAGGGTAACGAACTGTAAGCTTCAGACATTGGAGAAGGAGATCTGCGGCAGACGCAGGATGGGCGACATCCCCTCCAGTCTGATCCCCGAAACATATCAGGAGTTCATCGGATCCGGTGATGTCTCCCTGCTTAAGCCCATAATGTATCACAACCTTATCGATCTCGTCTCCATGGCGGAACTGATAGCCGCTCTCCTGGATTAGTGAGGTGAAAAGATGAGAGATCTTGTCTTCGGGCCCGTCCCATCCAGAAGGCTCGGCCTTTCCCTTGGAGTGGACATCATACCACTTAAAACCTGCTCATATAACTGCATCTATTGTCAAATAGGCCGAACTCCAAGGCCAACGGTCGAGCGGAAGATCTATGTCGAGCCAGAGCCGATCCTTCAGGCGGTGAAAGAGGCGGTGGAGGGAGGACCGAAACCGGATTACGTGACCTTTTCCGGGTCTGGGGAACCAACCCTGAACTCAGCTCTGGGAGAGATGATACGAAAGATCAAGGGGATCACAGAGATACCGGTGGCGGTTATAACGAACGGATCGCTTCTGTGGATGGAGGAGGTCAGGCGGGATCTATCGGTAGCCGATCTGGTCATGCCGTCTCTGGACGCTGTCTCAGAGGGAGCCTTCAGAAGGATCAACCGAGCCGCATCCGGATTGAGGATCGAGGCGATCGTCGATGGATTAAAGCGATTCTGCGAGGAGTTCGATGGTAAGATCTGGCTTGAGATCATGCTGGTTGACGGCGTTAACACATCGATTGAAGAGCTGAACGGGCTGAAGGAGATCGCCTTATCGCTTAAGCTTGATAGGATACAGCTCAATACCGTCGTCCGCCCCCCGGCTGAAAGATGGGCCAGGGCCGTTCCAAAAACGAGGATGGAGGAGATCCGCCGCTTTTTCGGTCCAAAGGCCGAGGTGATAGTCGATTATGTCAGAAAAGCTCCCAAGATCTACGGCGCCGCTGAGGCGAACAT
This genomic stretch from Candidatus Poribacteria bacterium harbors:
- a CDS encoding ribonuclease H-like domain-containing protein → MKSSSKGLKIDDSFIMELRRLEGKLERMRHDLVEKEFPGEEVKTPYGTFFLSTRSASELPETRKPLSRFMSIFGNPRGARYGVSRIASRSPRKSLFLDIETTGLSSRCPIFLCGLMYFDGLEFKFEQLLARDFSEEAPMLCFLGGRLDDFELIITFNGRSFDLPYILDRMAYHGIPLPKGLMGRNYDVLLYSRRKWKGRVTNCKLQTLEKEICGRRRMGDIPSSLIPETYQEFIGSGDVSLLKPIMYHNLIDLVSMAELIAALLD
- a CDS encoding Ldh family oxidoreductase yields the protein MPLIQAQKLKEMAISYLERSGIPSDHARIIADVLVEAELRGKNTHGLIRLEKIRSRYQRVRRSEIKVVKRFANHILIDGGNNLGYVVVYLAAQRAIGLARQYGSAMVGVFNTTHCGMLGYYTDMIRREDMIGVATCNCYPRVAPLGGVEPIFGTNPLSVAIPTREDPPLLFDASLASITNGRLMLMSEKNERMPTGLAFDEEGNPTDDPKKALSGAVRPFGDHKGYGLMLISQILTTAFLGATLIPPPGREYGFLIMALNPEIFIPIDRFKEKVSRLVEKVKFVKREPGIEEILLPGERSWKIRCKRLKEGIDLDEKLIERIEDR
- a CDS encoding radical SAM protein, whose amino-acid sequence is MRDLVFGPVPSRRLGLSLGVDIIPLKTCSYNCIYCQIGRTPRPTVERKIYVEPEPILQAVKEAVEGGPKPDYVTFSGSGEPTLNSALGEMIRKIKGITEIPVAVITNGSLLWMEEVRRDLSVADLVMPSLDAVSEGAFRRINRAASGLRIEAIVDGLKRFCEEFDGKIWLEIMLVDGVNTSIEELNGLKEIALSLKLDRIQLNTVVRPPAERWARAVPKTRMEEIRRFFGPKAEVIVDYVRKAPKIYGAAEANILNVLRRRPCTAEEISDSLGIPIGQVNDRLRSMLRREIVREMSHEGKTYFLPHE